One Gemmatimonadota bacterium DNA window includes the following coding sequences:
- the can gene encoding carbonate dehydratase — translation MTHHWDLLAKNKAWAARMVAQDPEFFSRLRHQQAPRWLWVGCSDSRVPANEIVDLEPGELFVHRNVANVVVHTDLNCLSVLQYAVEVLRVEHVIVCGHYGCGGVRAAWERRQLGLIDNWLRHVQDVADKHADHLGQIAGGTRQEDRLCELNALEQALHVCRTTVVQDAWRQHLPVTVHGWIYSLEDGLIRETGFRASSPGDVERSYTESLERTRTRMS, via the coding sequence ATGACCCACCACTGGGACCTGCTGGCCAAGAACAAGGCGTGGGCGGCGCGGATGGTGGCGCAGGATCCCGAGTTCTTCTCTCGGCTCCGGCACCAGCAGGCCCCGCGCTGGCTCTGGGTGGGCTGCTCCGACAGCCGGGTCCCGGCCAACGAGATCGTGGACCTGGAGCCGGGCGAGCTGTTCGTGCACCGGAACGTGGCCAACGTGGTGGTGCACACCGACCTCAACTGCCTCTCGGTGCTGCAGTACGCGGTGGAGGTGCTGCGGGTGGAGCACGTGATCGTGTGCGGGCACTACGGCTGCGGCGGCGTGCGCGCGGCGTGGGAGCGGCGCCAGCTCGGGCTGATCGACAACTGGCTGCGGCACGTGCAGGACGTGGCCGACAAGCACGCCGACCACCTGGGGCAGATCGCCGGCGGCACCCGGCAGGAAGACCGGCTGTGCGAGCTCAACGCGCTGGAGCAGGCGCTGCACGTCTGCCGCACCACGGTGGTGCAGGACGCCTGGCGCCAGCACCTGCCGGTGACGGTGCACGGCTGGATCTACTCGCTGGAGGACGGCCTCATCCGCGAGACCGGCTTCCGCGCCTCGAGCCCCGGTGACGTCGAACGCTCCTACACCGAATCGCTGGAGCGGACCCGGACGCGGATGAGCTGA
- a CDS encoding trypsin-like peptidase domain-containing protein: MLPAPRLAAQAGSPDAALVYRQFAARVVKIQSIEKRSGAKSAIGSGFFVSPDGHVVTNYHVVNELVNLPERYRAELVDGAEQVRAVEVVALDVVHDLAVLQVAPAGDPWFALAPIRPDRGTRLYSMGHPHDLGLSIVEGTFNGLLEHTLYPKIHFTGSLNPGMSGGPAVTAAGEVVGVNVSTAGDQVSFLVPVERVIALVDEARRPGYTRPDSLLQTVGEQLLRYQDEYLARLFADSTRTVTLGGYQVPTEPAPFFKCWGDASHSRAQPYEAIEHQCSTDDYVFISGEQWSGVLTLRHTVLSTRELNRHRFYALLTEQFAGDGFEFQSREVVTAPRCATGNVAHGALTLKTVYCTRRYRKLPGLYDVFFKAATLGDPSSGLITTLTLSGVTFENARRVVERFLGSLGRAAAADVAGTP; encoded by the coding sequence GTGCTCCCGGCCCCACGCCTGGCCGCCCAGGCCGGCAGCCCCGACGCCGCGCTGGTCTACCGCCAGTTCGCCGCGCGGGTGGTGAAGATCCAGAGCATCGAGAAGCGCTCCGGGGCCAAGTCGGCCATCGGCTCCGGGTTCTTCGTCTCCCCCGACGGCCACGTGGTCACCAACTACCACGTGGTCAACGAGCTGGTGAACCTGCCGGAGCGCTACCGCGCCGAGCTGGTGGACGGCGCCGAGCAGGTCCGGGCCGTCGAGGTGGTGGCGCTCGACGTGGTGCACGACCTCGCGGTGCTCCAGGTGGCGCCCGCCGGGGATCCCTGGTTTGCCCTCGCCCCCATCCGCCCCGACCGGGGCACCCGCCTCTACTCGATGGGCCACCCGCACGACCTCGGCCTCTCCATCGTGGAGGGGACCTTCAACGGCCTCCTCGAGCACACCCTCTACCCCAAGATCCACTTCACCGGCTCGCTCAACCCCGGGATGAGCGGCGGGCCCGCCGTCACCGCGGCCGGTGAGGTCGTGGGGGTGAACGTCTCCACCGCCGGCGACCAGGTGAGCTTCCTGGTGCCGGTGGAGCGGGTGATCGCGCTGGTGGACGAGGCCCGGCGGCCCGGCTACACCCGGCCCGACAGCCTGCTCCAGACCGTGGGCGAGCAGCTGCTGCGCTACCAGGACGAGTACCTCGCCCGCCTCTTCGCCGACAGCACCCGCACCGTGACCCTGGGCGGGTACCAGGTGCCCACCGAGCCCGCCCCCTTCTTCAAGTGCTGGGGCGACGCCTCCCACTCCCGGGCACAGCCCTACGAGGCGATCGAGCACCAGTGCTCCACCGACGACTATGTCTTCATCTCGGGGGAGCAGTGGTCCGGGGTGCTCACGCTGCGGCACACCGTGCTCTCCACCCGGGAGCTCAACCGGCACCGCTTCTACGCCCTGCTCACCGAGCAGTTCGCCGGCGACGGCTTCGAGTTCCAGAGCCGCGAGGTGGTCACCGCGCCGCGCTGCGCCACCGGCAACGTGGCCCACGGCGCGCTGACCCTCAAGACGGTCTACTGCACCCGCCGCTACCGGAAGCTGCCGGGGCTCTACGACGTCTTCTTCAAGGCCGCCACCCTCGGCGACCCCTCGAGCGGACTGATCACCACGCTGACCCTCTCCGGGGTGACCTTCGAGAACGCGCGGCGGGTGGTGGAGCGGTTCCTGGGCAGCCTGGGCCGCGCCGCGGCGGCCGACGTGGCGGGGACCCCATGA
- a CDS encoding FHA domain-containing protein — MIVEVLDRRAGVRQRVPLRAYPASIGRGYDNDVILDDRYADARHARIEWDGHGGLVLIDQGSVNGLLDPMTGQRSWQVPVRAGLEVRIGRTVLRFVDPATTLEPALRLETGPDAGGAEARPVRAVAVIAGTGVLLALNTWLGKTDRVRLSGLMGDALVALLMVMVWAGAWALVNRITQHRFRFLEHMYIPCVVLAGFLLATGGEEWLSFLVPNGVGWGTLAGILVLALATWGLAAHLARVATISRPAQWLWSLGIIGALSGVAYLSADGDRPDFGGASGNTPLKPLTARLIPTTTPAAFLTRVDGLKGEVDELGEAPEEEGEAEEE, encoded by the coding sequence ATGATCGTCGAGGTGCTCGACCGGCGCGCCGGCGTGCGGCAGCGGGTGCCGCTCCGGGCCTACCCCGCGAGCATCGGCCGCGGCTACGACAACGACGTCATCCTCGATGACCGCTACGCCGACGCGCGGCATGCCCGGATCGAGTGGGATGGCCACGGCGGGCTGGTGCTGATCGACCAGGGGAGCGTGAACGGCCTGCTCGACCCCATGACGGGGCAGCGCAGCTGGCAGGTGCCGGTGCGGGCGGGGCTCGAGGTGCGGATCGGGCGGACGGTGCTCCGCTTCGTCGATCCCGCCACCACGCTGGAGCCGGCCCTGCGGCTGGAGACGGGCCCCGACGCCGGCGGCGCGGAGGCGCGCCCGGTCCGCGCGGTGGCGGTGATCGCGGGCACCGGCGTGCTGCTGGCGCTCAACACCTGGCTTGGCAAGACCGACCGGGTGCGGCTGAGCGGCCTGATGGGCGACGCGCTGGTGGCGCTGCTCATGGTGATGGTGTGGGCCGGCGCCTGGGCGCTGGTCAATCGCATCACCCAGCACCGCTTCCGGTTCCTGGAGCACATGTACATCCCCTGCGTGGTGCTGGCGGGATTCCTCCTGGCCACCGGCGGGGAGGAGTGGCTCAGCTTCCTGGTGCCGAACGGCGTGGGCTGGGGCACCCTGGCGGGGATCCTCGTGCTGGCGCTGGCCACCTGGGGCCTCGCCGCCCACCTGGCGCGGGTGGCCACGATCTCGCGCCCCGCGCAGTGGCTGTGGAGCCTCGGGATCATCGGGGCCCTCTCCGGCGTGGCGTATCTCTCCGCCGACGGTGACCGGCCCGACTTCGGCGGCGCCTCCGGCAACACGCCACTCAAGCCGCTCACCGCGCGCCTCATCCCCACCACCACCCCCGCGGCGTTCCTGACCCGGGTGGATGGACTCAAGGGCGAGGTCGATGAACTGGGGGAGGCGCCGGAGGAGGAGGGAGAGGCGGAGGAGGAGTAA
- a CDS encoding Fic family protein yields MDAPETLIRRHVWDVIAALSPAGAVVSHRTAFEGQPSGSGDVWLTASYPRVIRVPGLTIHLVAGHGRLPGDMPYAGTLVLASQARHLLENLLPTRTRGGSRRAVGRVDVEERLEAVLRSQGEEGLNRLRDQARDLAPALQAQEAFEVLDRVIGSLLGTREARAAGPLLRARQAGIPYDTGAIRRVDLLMAELLRAVPGDRPDHTRSGPAWDNLAFFDAYFSNYIEGTTFEVDEAEAIVFQGQIPDRRPADAHDVLGTYRFVCDAGEMARGMSDLSSTEAVLERIRRCNATILQGRPDMRPGSWKAEPNRAGESQFVPPELVEGTLVAGLERIRGLPAPMQRACGLMFLLTEVHPFKDGNGRVARALMNAELVAGGQRRILIPTVYREDYLGALRELTRRDRPGLLLPMLERAQEVTAAIDFADLGAARGALASANAFRDWQEARLRIPGRLG; encoded by the coding sequence GTGGACGCACCGGAAACACTCATCCGCCGGCATGTCTGGGACGTGATCGCGGCGCTGAGCCCGGCCGGAGCCGTCGTGAGTCACCGGACGGCATTCGAGGGGCAGCCGAGCGGTTCGGGTGACGTGTGGCTGACGGCCTCCTACCCCCGCGTCATCCGGGTACCGGGGTTGACCATCCACCTGGTCGCCGGGCACGGACGCCTGCCGGGCGACATGCCCTACGCGGGAACGCTGGTGCTCGCCTCCCAGGCGCGGCACCTGCTGGAGAACCTCCTCCCGACGCGGACGCGGGGCGGGAGCAGGCGAGCGGTCGGGCGGGTGGACGTGGAGGAGCGCCTGGAAGCGGTGCTCCGCAGTCAGGGCGAGGAAGGACTCAACCGCCTCCGCGATCAGGCGCGCGACCTGGCTCCAGCGCTGCAGGCACAGGAGGCCTTCGAGGTGCTCGATCGCGTGATCGGCTCGTTGCTGGGTACGCGGGAGGCGAGGGCGGCCGGGCCCCTCCTGCGCGCCAGGCAGGCCGGGATCCCGTATGACACTGGGGCCATCAGGAGGGTGGACCTGCTGATGGCGGAGCTGCTGCGGGCGGTGCCCGGAGACCGCCCCGACCACACCAGGTCCGGACCGGCCTGGGACAACCTCGCCTTCTTCGATGCGTACTTCTCGAACTATATCGAAGGCACCACGTTCGAGGTCGACGAGGCGGAAGCGATCGTCTTCCAGGGGCAGATCCCGGATCGGCGACCGGCCGACGCCCACGACGTGCTGGGAACCTACCGCTTCGTCTGTGATGCCGGTGAGATGGCGCGCGGGATGTCGGACCTGTCGTCGACCGAGGCGGTGCTGGAGCGCATCAGGCGCTGCAACGCGACGATCCTGCAGGGCCGGCCCGACATGCGTCCCGGCAGCTGGAAGGCGGAACCCAACCGGGCGGGAGAGAGTCAGTTCGTGCCGCCGGAGCTGGTCGAGGGAACGCTGGTGGCCGGCCTCGAGCGTATCAGGGGGCTCCCCGCGCCGATGCAGCGCGCCTGCGGCCTGATGTTCCTGTTGACCGAGGTTCACCCCTTCAAGGACGGCAACGGCCGCGTGGCGCGGGCACTCATGAATGCGGAACTGGTGGCCGGGGGCCAGCGACGCATCCTGATCCCGACGGTCTACCGTGAGGACTACCTCGGGGCGCTGCGCGAATTGACCCGCCGGGACCGGCCGGGCCTGCTGCTCCCGATGCTGGAACGGGCCCAGGAGGTGACCGCGGCGATTGACTTTGCCGACCTCGGCGCGGCCCGGGGGGCGCTGGCCAGCGCGAACGCCTTCCGCGACTGGCAGGAGGCGCGGCTGCGGATACCGGGGCGCCTCGGGTAG
- a CDS encoding Uma2 family endonuclease, with amino-acid sequence MAAPSYYTADMVRALPDDGNTYEVVHGELLVTPAPRPWHEVVSGRLFVALSAYLERHPIGFAFGSRADLSWGLRDVLVSPDLFVVPLEEARRLDWLTLRTVLLAAEVLSASSARADRFTKRRLYQERGVPLYWLIDPDARTAEIWRPTDDFPTVERTALIWRPEGATEEFRLELAELFREI; translated from the coding sequence ATGGCCGCGCCGAGCTACTACACCGCCGACATGGTCCGGGCCCTCCCGGACGACGGCAACACCTACGAGGTGGTGCACGGGGAGCTGCTGGTGACACCGGCCCCCCGCCCCTGGCATGAGGTCGTGAGTGGCAGGCTGTTCGTAGCCCTGAGCGCGTACCTCGAGCGACACCCGATCGGGTTCGCCTTCGGCTCCCGTGCCGACCTCTCGTGGGGACTCCGCGACGTGCTGGTCTCCCCCGACCTCTTCGTGGTGCCGCTCGAGGAGGCCCGCCGCCTCGACTGGCTCACGCTTCGCACCGTGCTCCTGGCCGCGGAGGTGCTGAGCGCATCCTCCGCCCGCGCCGACCGCTTCACCAAGCGCCGGCTGTACCAGGAGCGGGGCGTGCCGCTGTACTGGCTCATTGACCCCGATGCCCGCACCGCCGAGATCTGGCGCCCCACCGACGACTTCCCCACCGTCGAACGAACAGCGCTGATTTGGCGCCCCGAGGGCGCGACGGAAGAGTTCCGGCTGGAACTCGCGGAGCTGTTCCGGGAGATCTGA
- a CDS encoding tetratricopeptide repeat protein yields the protein MLLFRTLGSVDLRAPQGTPVDALLQQPRRLALLAYLAAAGPGTMVRRDRLLLLFWPELDEGRGRAALSQALHVLRRSLGAPVILTRGNEEVGLEPSAINADIAGFLEALARQDWAAADRLYAGDFLPAFHLAGAPEFSQWLDETRGHLRGRARHAATTLATEAERRGEAAEAVHWSRRALAHDPLDETLLRALLTRLAAVGDRSGAARAYEEFAARLARDLELEPSAETTRLRDAILDAPEVATTASPALGGAGLAMPAATVAVPVRPAAARGPLLALLLLVALAAGAAGAIWATRRAAASRSGSEERILVLPFAVRGDSTLEYLHEGMVDLLSSRLEAYGVLRVVDPAQVLAHLAEEEADGRVPTPKPALAQALAERYDAGMYLTGTVLRLGQAIEITAVLHDREGVSRATVSRQATSETALGQAADAVVRELLGRRWSRPADRLLQLAVVETESSEALRAYLEAEQAFRQGEFTAARDRFLRATEADSLFALAYYRLSVTGGWLADTAIYVHAAERAVALADRVRPRDAALMRAHLAYVQGRIDQSEAIYRDLVRDYPDDAEAWYNLGELLFHQNPRRGRPMAEARVPFERAAALFGPNAESAQHLVALRLMAGEREGLVASIDSVLHLLPPASPRRASFALLRALAGGGAPELAAALRALQERGANEAIVAAWVVSNYTERYGLMDSLLQPLTTAATQPPMRAAALGLLAHAAAARGDGVALRRALDRLALVDPATALETRAWLLAQAWVAGTPEERAALRRELEAAAPQAYLPAAAYFTPGRAVQPAFRRYLGALLALRDADTTAAERALARLRGLGAGTGGPALAGSLHAELMLARGRPDVALAELDRHSPIPVPDMPQFGAVRERLLRGRALAEVGRYDEAVGWLRSCRAIFSYDFAWRAEGERQLAAAARFAADTLRSKRRRAAVDSGGLR from the coding sequence ATGCTCCTCTTCCGGACCCTCGGGTCCGTCGACCTCCGCGCCCCCCAGGGCACCCCCGTCGACGCGCTGCTGCAGCAGCCGCGCCGGCTGGCGTTGCTGGCGTACCTGGCGGCGGCCGGACCCGGGACGATGGTCCGTCGGGACCGCCTGCTGCTGCTCTTCTGGCCCGAGCTCGACGAGGGCCGCGGCCGCGCGGCGCTCTCCCAGGCGCTCCACGTGCTGCGCCGCAGCCTCGGCGCCCCCGTCATCCTCACCCGTGGCAACGAGGAGGTGGGTCTCGAGCCGTCCGCCATCAACGCCGACATCGCCGGCTTCCTCGAGGCGCTGGCGCGGCAGGACTGGGCCGCGGCCGACCGCCTCTACGCCGGCGACTTCCTCCCCGCCTTTCACCTGGCCGGCGCTCCCGAGTTCAGCCAGTGGCTCGACGAGACCCGGGGCCACCTGCGCGGCCGGGCCCGGCACGCGGCCACCACGCTCGCCACGGAGGCGGAGCGGCGGGGCGAGGCGGCGGAGGCGGTGCACTGGAGTCGGCGGGCCCTGGCGCACGATCCCCTCGATGAGACGCTGCTCCGCGCCCTCCTCACGCGCCTGGCCGCCGTGGGCGACCGGTCCGGCGCCGCCCGCGCCTACGAGGAGTTCGCCGCCCGCCTGGCACGGGACCTGGAGCTCGAGCCGTCCGCGGAGACCACCCGGCTGCGTGACGCCATCCTCGATGCGCCGGAGGTGGCGACGACCGCGTCCCCGGCCCTCGGTGGCGCGGGCCTCGCCATGCCGGCGGCCACCGTGGCGGTACCGGTCCGTCCGGCCGCGGCGCGGGGACCGCTGCTGGCGCTGCTGCTGCTCGTGGCCCTCGCCGCCGGCGCGGCCGGCGCCATCTGGGCCACCCGCCGCGCCGCCGCGTCGCGCTCCGGATCGGAGGAGCGGATCCTGGTGCTGCCCTTCGCGGTGCGGGGCGACTCGACCCTCGAGTACCTGCACGAGGGCATGGTGGACCTGCTCAGCAGCCGGCTCGAGGCCTACGGCGTGCTGCGGGTGGTGGATCCGGCGCAGGTGCTGGCGCACCTCGCGGAGGAGGAGGCCGATGGCCGCGTCCCCACCCCCAAGCCGGCGCTGGCCCAGGCGCTGGCGGAGCGGTACGACGCGGGGATGTACCTGACGGGCACGGTGCTGCGGCTGGGCCAGGCCATCGAGATCACCGCGGTGCTGCACGACCGCGAGGGCGTCTCCCGGGCCACCGTGAGCCGCCAGGCCACCAGCGAGACCGCCCTGGGCCAGGCCGCCGACGCCGTGGTGCGCGAGCTGCTGGGCCGCCGCTGGTCGCGGCCCGCCGACCGGCTGCTGCAGCTGGCGGTGGTGGAGACCGAATCGTCCGAGGCGCTGCGCGCCTACCTCGAGGCGGAGCAGGCGTTCCGGCAGGGCGAGTTCACCGCGGCCCGCGATCGCTTCCTCCGCGCCACCGAGGCCGATTCGCTCTTTGCGCTGGCGTACTACCGCCTGAGCGTCACCGGCGGCTGGCTGGCCGACACCGCGATCTACGTGCACGCCGCCGAGCGGGCGGTGGCGCTCGCCGACCGGGTTCGCCCCCGCGACGCGGCGCTCATGCGCGCGCACCTGGCCTACGTGCAGGGCCGGATCGACCAGTCGGAGGCGATCTACCGCGACCTGGTCCGGGACTACCCCGATGACGCGGAGGCGTGGTACAACCTCGGCGAGCTGCTGTTTCACCAGAATCCGCGGCGCGGGCGACCGATGGCCGAGGCCCGGGTTCCCTTCGAGCGCGCGGCGGCGCTGTTCGGCCCCAACGCGGAATCGGCGCAGCACCTGGTGGCGCTGCGGCTGATGGCGGGGGAGCGGGAGGGACTGGTGGCCTCGATCGATTCGGTGCTGCATCTGCTGCCCCCCGCCTCGCCGCGCCGCGCCAGCTTTGCCCTGCTGCGCGCCCTGGCCGGCGGGGGCGCGCCGGAGCTCGCGGCCGCCCTGCGCGCGCTGCAGGAGCGCGGGGCCAACGAGGCCATCGTGGCGGCGTGGGTGGTGAGCAACTACACCGAGCGGTACGGGCTGATGGACTCGCTGCTGCAGCCGTTGACCACCGCCGCCACCCAGCCCCCGATGCGCGCCGCGGCGCTGGGCCTCCTGGCCCATGCCGCCGCCGCCCGCGGCGATGGCGTGGCGCTGCGGCGCGCGCTCGACCGCCTGGCGCTGGTGGACCCGGCCACCGCGCTCGAAACCCGCGCCTGGCTGCTGGCGCAGGCGTGGGTGGCGGGCACGCCCGAGGAGCGGGCGGCCCTGCGGCGGGAGCTGGAGGCGGCGGCTCCGCAGGCGTACCTCCCGGCCGCGGCGTACTTCACGCCGGGCCGCGCGGTGCAGCCGGCCTTCCGCCGGTACCTGGGCGCCCTGCTGGCCCTCCGCGATGCCGACACCACGGCGGCGGAGCGCGCCCTGGCCCGGCTCCGCGGGCTGGGCGCCGGCACCGGCGGGCCGGCGCTGGCCGGCAGCCTGCACGCCGAGCTGATGCTGGCGCGGGGCCGGCCCGACGTGGCGCTGGCGGAGCTCGACCGGCATTCGCCGATCCCCGTGCCGGACATGCCGCAGTTCGGCGCGGTGCGGGAGCGGCTGCTGCGGGGGCGGGCGCTGGCGGAGGTGGGACGCTACGACGAGGCGGTGGGGTGGTTGCGGTCGTGCCGGGCCATCTTCTCGTACGACTTTGCCTGGCGGGCGGAGGGGGAGCGGCAGCTGGCGGCGGCGGCGCGGTTCGCGGCAGACACGCTGCGGAGCAAGCGGCGGCGGGCGGCGGTGGATAGCGGGGGGCTGCGATAA
- a CDS encoding glycoside hydrolase family 15 protein, with the protein MNDPGIADYGLIGDMQCAALVGRHGGIDWCCMPRFDSGSIFAALLDRQRGGTWLIQPTEPFAAVQRYLTGTNILETTFRTPAGEAVVTDFMPLTAEGRPAGAHPEIHRRLLGTRGTLPMRMRFMPRFEYGARSTRLEALGGGLFASDRTAQVLTLASARPFEWQIEQGAAEATFDLPEGDSRWLVLRYNDDDVHPVDRYDSARKLEDTAAFWLRWSSRVRYTGAWREAVERSALALKLLTDAQSGAIIAAPTTSLPETPGGSRNWDYRFAWLRDAVFTIGALQSVGHAAEADAFMRFLRRVCRHEASGHLQIMYTVDGRRDLEERQLEHLAGYRGARPVRVGNGAVSQLQLDVYGEVLAAADAWRREHPMSEGTWRTLRPLVDWVSTHWHLPDSSIWEVRGETRHYVFSKVMNWVALDRGIRMATELSLPGDVAAWSAARDTLRTEILVRGWNPARGAFIQAYDHPETLDAAALVFAMVRFLPWDDPRVVSTVRAVQRELTTPDGELVFRYRTPDGLEGEEGAFSICTFWLAEALCRIGDRPQAERIFRRMLGHANHLGLYSEEIDPATGEFLGNFPQGFTHIGLIRCALALG; encoded by the coding sequence CGACATGCAGTGCGCCGCGCTGGTGGGGCGCCACGGCGGCATCGACTGGTGCTGCATGCCCCGGTTCGACAGCGGCAGCATCTTCGCCGCCCTGCTCGACCGGCAGCGCGGCGGCACCTGGCTCATCCAGCCCACCGAGCCCTTCGCCGCGGTGCAGCGCTACCTGACCGGCACCAACATCCTCGAGACCACCTTCCGCACCCCCGCCGGCGAGGCGGTGGTGACGGACTTCATGCCGCTCACCGCGGAGGGCCGCCCCGCGGGCGCGCACCCCGAGATCCACCGCCGGCTGCTCGGCACCCGGGGCACCCTGCCGATGCGGATGCGGTTCATGCCGCGGTTCGAGTATGGGGCGCGGAGCACCCGGCTGGAGGCCCTCGGCGGCGGGCTCTTCGCCAGCGACCGCACGGCGCAGGTGCTCACCCTGGCCAGCGCGCGGCCGTTCGAGTGGCAGATCGAGCAGGGCGCCGCGGAGGCGACCTTCGACCTTCCCGAGGGGGACAGCCGCTGGCTGGTGCTGCGCTACAACGACGATGACGTGCACCCGGTGGACCGCTACGACAGCGCCCGCAAGCTCGAGGACACCGCCGCCTTCTGGCTGCGCTGGAGCTCCCGGGTGCGCTACACCGGGGCGTGGCGCGAGGCGGTGGAGCGCTCGGCGCTGGCGCTCAAGCTGCTGACCGACGCCCAGTCGGGCGCCATCATCGCGGCGCCGACCACCTCGCTGCCGGAGACGCCGGGGGGGAGCCGCAACTGGGACTACCGCTTTGCCTGGCTGCGCGACGCGGTGTTCACCATCGGCGCGCTGCAGAGCGTGGGGCACGCCGCGGAGGCCGACGCCTTCATGCGCTTCCTGCGGCGGGTCTGCCGCCACGAGGCGAGCGGCCACCTGCAGATCATGTACACCGTGGACGGCCGGCGCGACCTCGAGGAGCGGCAGCTGGAGCACCTGGCGGGATACCGCGGCGCGCGGCCGGTGCGGGTGGGCAACGGCGCGGTGAGCCAGCTGCAGCTCGACGTCTACGGCGAGGTGCTCGCCGCCGCCGACGCCTGGCGCCGCGAGCACCCCATGAGCGAGGGCACCTGGCGCACCCTGCGCCCGCTGGTGGACTGGGTGAGCACGCACTGGCACCTCCCCGACTCGAGCATCTGGGAGGTCCGTGGCGAGACCCGGCACTACGTCTTCAGCAAGGTGATGAACTGGGTGGCGCTCGATCGCGGCATCCGCATGGCCACCGAGCTCTCGCTCCCCGGCGACGTGGCCGCCTGGTCGGCGGCGCGGGACACGCTCCGGACGGAGATTCTGGTCCGCGGCTGGAACCCGGCGCGGGGCGCCTTCATCCAGGCCTACGACCACCCCGAGACGCTCGACGCCGCCGCGCTGGTGTTCGCGATGGTGCGGTTCCTTCCGTGGGACGACCCGCGGGTGGTCTCGACGGTGCGGGCGGTGCAGCGGGAGCTCACCACGCCCGACGGGGAGCTGGTGTTCCGCTACCGCACGCCGGACGGGCTGGAGGGGGAGGAGGGGGCGTTCTCCATCTGCACCTTCTGGCTGGCCGAGGCGCTCTGCCGCATCGGCGACCGGCCCCAGGCCGAGCGCATCTTCCGCCGGATGCTCGGCCACGCCAACCACCTGGGGCTCTATTCCGAGGAGATCGACCCGGCGACGGGGGAGTTCCTCGGCAACTTCCCCCAGGGGTTCACGCACATCGGGCTGATCCGATGTGCGCTGGCCCTGGGGTGA